In Carya illinoinensis cultivar Pawnee chromosome 10, C.illinoinensisPawnee_v1, whole genome shotgun sequence, one DNA window encodes the following:
- the LOC122279376 gene encoding auxin response factor 18-like, with product MITFMDSKEKLKEVDKCLDPQLWHACAGGMVQMPTVKAKVFYFPQGHAEHTCGNVDFRSCPRVAPFIACRVCAVKYMADPESDEVFAKIKLVPVNANEPDFEDDGIEGINGSEAQEKPASFAKTLTQSDANNGGGFSVPRYCAETIFPRLDYSADPPVQTILAKDVHGEKWKFRHIYRGTPRRHLLTTGWSTFVNHKKLVAGDSIVFLRAENGDLCVGIRRAKRGIGVGPETASGWNPAGGNCAVPYGGFSAFLRDDENKLMRNGNGNGNGSSSNGNLIGRGKVRPESVIEAATLAANGKSFEVVYYPRASTPEFCVKASLLKAALQIRWCSGMRFKMPFETEDSSRISWFMGTISSVQVADPMRWPDSPWRLLQVTWDEPDLLQNVKRVSPWLVELVSNMPAMHLSPFSPPRKKLRLPQHPDFPLDGQLPMPTFSGNLLGPGGPFSCLPENTPAGMQGARHAHYGLSLSDLHLNKLQSGLFPAGFPPLDHTATPARAPNNSMFQKPSISENVSCLLTMAHSTQTPKELDDVKTPQFVLFGQPILTEQQISLSCSADTVSPLRTEYISSDGNGDKVTNFSDGSGCALHQQGLLERSSCVALQWYKENRQEAEHDLETGHCKVFMESEDVGRSLDLSLLGSYDELYRKLADMFGIENSETLSQVLYRDNTGVAKQIGDEPFSDFTKAARRLTILMDSSSDNVVM from the exons ATGATAACATTTATGGATTCGAAAGAGAAACTAAAGGAGGTGGACAAGTGCTTAGATCCTCAGCTATGGCATGCCTGCGCTGGTGGAATGGTTCAAATGCCTACAGTAAAAGCCAAGGTCTTCTACTTCCCTCAGGGCCACGCCGAGCATACCTGCGGGAACGTCGATTTCCGGAGCTGCCCAAGGGTTGCGCCGTTTATAGCCTGCCGAGTTTGTGCAGTGAAATACATGGCTGATCCTGAGAGCGATGAGGTTTTCGCGAAGATAAAGCTGGTTCCGGTGAATGCTAATGAGCCGGACTTTGAAGATGATGGAATTGAAGGGATTAACGGTTCCGAAGCACAAGAAAAACCGGCGTCTTTCGCGAAAACACTGACGCAGTCGGATGCGAACAATGGCGGGGGATTCTCTGTTCCGCGGTACTGCGCGGAGACGATATTTCCGCGGTTGGATTATTCAGCGGATCCCCCTGTTCAGACCATTTTAGCTAAGGATGTTCATGGCGAGAAGTGGAAGTTCAGGCACATCTATAGGGGAACGCCTCGGCGGCATCTTTTGACCACGGGTTGGAGTACTTTTGTGAACCATAAGAAGCTTGTTGCGGGGGATTCGATCGTGTTTTTGAGGGCAGAGAATGGCGATCTTTGTGTTGGCATTCGACGAGCCAAGAGGGGAATTGGCGTTGGACCAGAGACGGCTTCTGGGTGGAACCCAGCAGGTGGGAATTGCGCGGTGCCGTATGGAGGGTTTTCGGCATTCTTGAGGGATGATGAGAACAAACTAATGagaaatggaaatggaaatggaaaCGGTTCGAGCTCGAATGGGAATCTGATTGGTCGGGGAAAAGTGAGGCCCGAATCAGTTATTGAAGCTGCAACCCTTGCCGCCAATGGGAAGTCGTTTGAGGTTGTTTACTACCCTCGAGCGAGCACGCCGGAGTTCTGTGTGAAAGCTTCATTGCTGAAAGCAGCATTGCAGATCCGGTGGTGTTCGGGAATGAGGTTCAAGATGCCTTTTGAAACTGAGGATTCCTCACGGATAAGTTGGTTCATGGGAACCATTTCTTCTGTTCAGGTTGCTGATCCCATGCGATGGCCCGATTCACCTTGGAGGCTTCTCCAG GTTACATGGGATGAACCGGACTTGCTCCAAAATGTGAAACGTGTCAGCCCATGGCTGGTGGAATTGGTTTCAAACATGCCAGCCATGCATCTATCACCTTTCTCACCACCACGGAAGAAGCTAAGACTGCCACAACACCCGGATTTCCCCCTTGATGGTCAACTTCCAATGCCGACATTTTCCGGCAACCTCCTTGGGCCCGGCGGTCCCTTTAGTTGTCTACCCGAAAACACTCCTGCTGGCATGCAGGGAGCCAGGCATGCTCATTATGGTCTATCCTTATCAGATCTCCACCTCAATAAATTGCAGTCAGGTCTGTTTCCGGCTGGTTTCCCGCCACTTGATCATACTGCTACACCCGCTAGAGCCCCAAATAACTCAATGTTTCAAAAGCCTAGCATAAGTGAGAATGTTTCTTGCTTGCTAACCATGGCACATTCTACACAGACTCCAAAGGAACTTGATGATGTTAAGACACCACAGTTTGTGCTCTTTGGTCAACCAATACTTACAGAGCAGCAGATCTCTTTGAGCTGCTCTGCTGATACAGTCTCACCTCTTCGTACTGAATATATTTCATCAGATGGAAATGGAGATAAAGTGACAAATTTTTCTGATGGTTCTGGATGTGCCCTTCATCAACAAGGCTTACTTGAACGCTCATCCTGTGTAGCTCTTCAATGGTATAAAGAAAACCGTCAAGAAGCGGAGCACGATTTGGAGACTGGTCACTGTAAAGTCTTCATGGAATCAGAGGATGTGGGTCGCAGTCTTGACCTTTCATTACTTGGATCGTACGATGAATTGTACAGAAAACTAGCCGACATGTTTGGCATAGAAAATTCTGAGACATTGAGTCAGGTGCTTTACCGGGATAATACAGGGGTAGCCAAACAAATAGGTGATGAGCCATTCAG TGACTTCACGAAAGCCGCAAGGAGGTTAACAATTCTTATGGATTCAAGCAGCGACAATGTAGTAATGTAG